TCACGCTGCGCGCCACGTCCGCCAGCCAGCGCGGCCCGGTCGAGTGCAGCACCTGCACGCCCTCCCCGGTCCGCGATCCCGTGAAATCCAGGTCCACGCTCAGGCCTGCGTTCGCCTGCGGGGCCAGCAGGCCCTCCCCGCCGAACAGGTGACGCAGCGTGTCCGGCACGGCATTGTTCAGGAACAGCGACCCCTGCGACCCGCCCATCACGAAAATCGTCAGCGGGCCGTCCTGCAACCCCAGCCGCGCCAGCGCCTCGGCACGCGGCATCCGCGTCTCGCGCACCGGCATGCCCACCAGCGACGCCCGCCTCGGGTCCAGTCCGATCACCCGCTCGTACGCCGTCCCGACCGCCCGCGCGCCCCGCACCGCCAGCCGCTGCGTCAGGCCCAGCCGCGCATTCTGCTCGTGCAGCACCGTCGGCAGGCCCAGGCTCTGCGCGGCCAGCACGCCCGGCAGACTCGCGAACCCCCCGTACCCGACGACCGCGCCGGGCCGCGTGCGCGCCAGGAACGACCGCGCCTGCGCCACGCCCTGCCCGGCCCGCAGCAGCTCACGCGGGTCCGGGCGGCCCTGCCCGCTGCGCGCCAGTTTTCCGGCATCCACCCCGTGAAACGCGAGGCCCTGCTCGGCCGCCACGCGCTCCTCCATGCCGCCCCGCTGCCCCAGCAGCAGCGTCTCATGCCCCCGCGCCATCAACTCACGCGCCGTCGCCACCGCCGGATAGATATGCCCACCCGTGCCACCTGTCGCCATCACAACCAGACTCATTGCGGGCGAGTCTAGCCCGTGAGGCGTGTGGGATGCAGGCAGTGGAGAGCAGGAAGAGTAACAGCATGGGGCGGGAGCCGCCGCCCCCGCCCTGAATCCGTTCCTGCCACCTGCTCCCGGCCACCCGCCCGCTCAGTCGAACAGGTCGCCCAGGCTCTTGCCGCCGCTGCTGCTGTCGCCGCCCATGCCGTGCTCGAACTCCTCGTACGGCTGCACGACCACGAACCCGTCACCCTGGAAGACCATCTGGTACGTCTCGCCGCCGCCCCGGCCGATCATAGACCGCAGGCTGGAATCCATCCGCAGCTGCGGTTGCAGGTTCCCACTCCAGGCGATGGTGGCGTTCGGGTCCGTGAAGATCGGCTCGTTCGGCGTGACCCGCAACGTCAGCGGCTTGCCGTGACTCAGGATGGCGACCAGACCATGCCCCTGCACCTTCACGCTGAACAGCCCCCCGGCCGCCATGCCCGCAATCCGGCGCTGCATGGTGATGTCGTACTGCACGCTGTCCTCGAAGGCCAGCAGGTCGTTCCCGTTCACGTTCAGGCTGTCGCCCGCCAGCCGCAGCACCTGCACTTCCTTGCCCTGATCCGCCAGGTACGCCACGCCGCGCCCCTCGATCTTCGCCAGCGGACTCATCTCCTGCGACACGGCGCGCTTCAGGGCCTTCATCAGGCCGCCCTCGAGCATGCCCTCGCGCTTGAAGGTCAGGTTGCCCTTGTACGCGACCATCGCGCCCAGCTTGCTCCAGATGCGGCCGTTCACCGTCACCTCCAGCATCTTGCTGCTTTCCAGCTCGAACACGTCGCCGGGATTGTCCCGCTCGGCGGTCTGCGCCAGGAAGTCGCGGAGGCTGTACGTGCCGTCACTGCCGGGATGCATGTCAGTCATACGAACCCACAGTACGACGCGGCGCGCCCCCGGGTTCCGGGTGCTCATACGGATTCCGGTTGGATGGCTTGCAGAGCCGTTCAATCCCGGCGGATGCGACTCTTACAGCTGCCCCACAGAGTAGGAACAGATGGAATCCATCAGAGGTAGCGCGCCGTGACGGACCGCTCCACCCCGCGCAGTCCGGCCGGGGGACCGCTCGAAGCGGTCCACCAGTCCCTCGTAGGTCATGTTGATCTCGCCCAGCGACACCTTCAGGTCCCGGCCGTGCAGCAGCAGGTGCAGGTCGTGTTCGCTGTATTCCTGCACGGGCCGGTCCAGGTCGAACAGGCCGCTCAGCGCGTAGGTTTTCCACAGCCACTTGCCGGGTTTGAAATCCGGATGCTGAATGGCCCCGCCGTTCAGAGACAGGCTCCGGTCGAGCAGGCGCCCCAGGTCCAGTTGCGTGGTGCGCCCGATGCCCTCGCACTCCGGGCACATGCCCTGCGGCGTGTTGAACGAATACGCGAACGCCGCGCCCGCCGACGGTTGCCCCGCGCGGGAGAACAGCACCCGCAACGGCGCGGCGATGTCGGTGTACGTACCCACCGTCGAGCGCGCCCCGCCGCCTACCCGTTTCTGGTTGATGACGACCGGGGCGTTCAGGTGACTCACGCTGTCCACGTCCGGCTGTCCGTAATGCGGCAGGAACCCCTGCACGAACGCCGTGAAGGTCTCGTTCAGCTGCCGCTGCGCCTCGGCGGCCAGCGTGTCGAACACCAGAGACGACTTACCGGACCCCGACACGCCGGTAAAGACCGTCAGTTGCCGTTTGGGAATGTCCAGCGAGACGTTCTTCAGGTTGTGTTCCCGCGCGCCCCGCACCTCGATGAATGCCCGGTCTGTCATGTGTGTGCCTCCCTGTGCCCCTCCAGCGTCTCTGAGCATCATGTGAAAACCCCCACGGGAGAGCTTCATGGAAGCTTCACGAAAGGGGTGAAGAAGGAGATTCAGCCCGTCAGATCAACAGTCGGCCGATGCGGCGCAGCACCTCCTCGATGTTCTCCATGCTCGTCGCGTAACTCAGGCGCACCTGCCCCGGCGCCGCGAAGTCCGTGCCCGGCACGACCGCCACCCGCGCGTCCAGGATGCGCCGCGCGGCCTCCAGCTCGTCCGGGTGGATGGGCGTCGTGTCGGCCATCACGTAGAACGCGCCCTGCGGGGTGGGGGTGCTCAGGCCCAGGGCGTTCAGGCCCGAAACGATCCGGTCGCGCCGCTCGCGGTACGCCGCGCGGGCCATGTCCACGAACGCCGCCGTGTGCGCCTGATCCGACAGGGCCGCCAGCGTCGCGTACTGCGACACGCTGCTCGCGTTGCTCGTGCTCTGCGATTGCAGGGCGTTCATCGCGGCGATCACGCCCTTCGGGCCGCCCGCGTACCCGATGCGCCAGCCGGTCATGGCGTACGCCTTGCTGGCCCCGTTGATGGTCAGCGTGTGCTCGGGCGCGTACAGGCCGATGCTGACCTGCTGGGCGTCGTACACCAGGTGCTCGTACATCTCGTCCGTGACGATCACGAGGTTGTGCCGCTGCGCCACGCCCGCCACGGCTTCCAGCACCTCGGGCGGGAACACGGCGCCTGTGGGGTTGCCCGGGCTGTTCAGCACGATCATGCGGGTCCGGGGCGTCACGCGCGCCTCCAGTTCCTCCGGGTCGAGCAGGAAGCCGGACTCTGGCGTGGTCGGCACCGCCACCGGGACCGCGCCCGTCAGGGCCACCATCTCCGGGTAACTCACCCAGTACGGCGCCGGGATCAGCACCTCGTCCCCCGGATTCAGCAGCGCCAGAAAAGCGTTGAACAGCGCCTGCTTCCCGCCACTTGTGACCGTCACGCAGTCCGGCGCGTAGCTCAGGCCGTTCTCGCGGGCGAACTTCGCGCTGATCGCCTCGCGCAGTTCCGGAATCCCGTTGACCGCCGTGTACTTCGTCTTGCCGCTCTCGATGGCGGCAATCGCCGCCGCCTTCACGTGATCCGGCGTGTCGAAATCCGGTTCTCCCACGCTCATGCTGATCACGTCCACACCCTGACGCCGCAGTTCCAGCGCGCGGCTGGTCACGGCGACCGTCGAGGACGGCTTGAGGCTCAGGGCACGGTCAGACAGCAGAAAGGGGCCACTCATGCCCCGCAGGGTACAGGCGGCCCGCACGGACAGGGGCGAGAGGTTTAGAAGCGGTACGTCAGGCCCAGACGCAGGGTGGGGGAGGGCAGCGCGAGGTCCTCGGCTGGCCGCGCGGGCTGCCCTGCCGGAACCGGTTCATGGCTGGTGAGCACCCCGCGCACCACTGTGTAGCGCACGCCTCCCTCGACGAAGAAGCCCAGATCGGGGCGCGTGCGGCTGCGGTACCCGGCGACCGCTCCGGCCCGCCAGCCACCGTCGCCCGTAACGATCAGCCCGGCGGACGGCCCGCCATACCAGCCGGTGTCCGCGCGGCTGAGCAGCAGGTCGGCACTCAGGATGGTGATCACGCCGGCGTCCACGCCCACGCGCGGCACGATGGTCAGCCCGCCCGCCTGTCCGACCGGCGCGGAGACCGACACCTGCACGACCGGCAGGAT
The genomic region above belongs to Deinococcus seoulensis and contains:
- the murG gene encoding undecaprenyldiphospho-muramoylpentapeptide beta-N-acetylglucosaminyltransferase: MSLVVMATGGTGGHIYPAVATARELMARGHETLLLGQRGGMEERVAAEQGLAFHGVDAGKLARSGQGRPDPRELLRAGQGVAQARSFLARTRPGAVVGYGGFASLPGVLAAQSLGLPTVLHEQNARLGLTQRLAVRGARAVGTAYERVIGLDPRRASLVGMPVRETRMPRAEALARLGLQDGPLTIFVMGGSQGSLFLNNAVPDTLRHLFGGEGLLAPQANAGLSVDLDFTGSRTGEGVQVLHSTGPRWLADVARSVKDLEWYEAAGFVDAVAAWSVADLAITRAGTSTLAEAAFHGVPLIMVPLPESAENHQFHNAVAVQQAGAGVVVEQKHVSGALGRAVLECAAAGPRASMREAALGRSQVGAAGRFADLIERHLR
- a CDS encoding AIM24 family protein, with the translated sequence MTDMHPGSDGTYSLRDFLAQTAERDNPGDVFELESSKMLEVTVNGRIWSKLGAMVAYKGNLTFKREGMLEGGLMKALKRAVSQEMSPLAKIEGRGVAYLADQGKEVQVLRLAGDSLNVNGNDLLAFEDSVQYDITMQRRIAGMAAGGLFSVKVQGHGLVAILSHGKPLTLRVTPNEPIFTDPNATIAWSGNLQPQLRMDSSLRSMIGRGGGETYQMVFQGDGFVVVQPYEEFEHGMGGDSSSGGKSLGDLFD
- a CDS encoding pyridoxal phosphate-dependent aminotransferase, which gives rise to MSGPFLLSDRALSLKPSSTVAVTSRALELRRQGVDVISMSVGEPDFDTPDHVKAAAIAAIESGKTKYTAVNGIPELREAISAKFARENGLSYAPDCVTVTSGGKQALFNAFLALLNPGDEVLIPAPYWVSYPEMVALTGAVPVAVPTTPESGFLLDPEELEARVTPRTRMIVLNSPGNPTGAVFPPEVLEAVAGVAQRHNLVIVTDEMYEHLVYDAQQVSIGLYAPEHTLTINGASKAYAMTGWRIGYAGGPKGVIAAMNALQSQSTSNASSVSQYATLAALSDQAHTAAFVDMARAAYRERRDRIVSGLNALGLSTPTPQGAFYVMADTTPIHPDELEAARRILDARVAVVPGTDFAAPGQVRLSYATSMENIEEVLRRIGRLLI